A stretch of the Limnothrix sp. FACHB-406 genome encodes the following:
- a CDS encoding circularly permuted type 2 ATP-grasp protein has product MNVDSYDPGDFYDEMFAGPGQPRPEAQFLVDRLRSLSAAEVSQRQEAAQIALFRQGVTFNVYGASEGIERAFPFDIIPRIINAQEWQTLEQGLKQRIHALNCFLQDIYSDQKIIADGILPRDLIESAKGFLQPCMGLQPPKGIWCHVTGTDLVRDRQGQFYVLEDNLRCPSGISYVLENRRVMKSTFPKVFENANIQAVDEYPSRLLETLLNLTPDRLANPTVVVLTPGIYNSAYFEHSFLAQQMGVELVEGRDLVVADGYLQMQTTKGLQRVDAIYRRIDDDFIDPQVFRPDSMLGVPGLTDVYRSGRVAIANALGTGVADDKAVYAYVPKMIRYYLNEEAMIPNVPTYLCWEPADLTYVLEHLDSLVVKAANESGGYGMLIGPQSTAEQQADFADRIRANPRNYIAQPTLCLSRVPTLLDGEFEGCHVDLRPYVLYGEDIYVHPGGLTRVALRRGSLVVNSSQGGGSKDTWVLMD; this is encoded by the coding sequence ATGAATGTGGACTCCTACGATCCAGGGGACTTTTACGATGAGATGTTTGCCGGCCCCGGTCAGCCCCGCCCCGAAGCCCAATTTTTGGTCGATCGCCTCCGATCACTGTCGGCCGCCGAGGTAAGCCAACGCCAAGAAGCAGCTCAAATTGCCCTCTTCCGCCAGGGGGTCACCTTCAATGTGTATGGAGCCAGCGAAGGCATTGAGCGAGCCTTTCCCTTCGATATCATTCCGCGCATTATTAACGCCCAAGAATGGCAAACTCTCGAACAGGGTCTGAAACAGCGAATTCATGCCCTGAATTGCTTTTTACAGGATATCTATAGCGATCAAAAAATTATTGCAGATGGTATTTTGCCCCGCGATTTAATCGAATCAGCCAAGGGCTTCTTGCAGCCTTGCATGGGATTGCAGCCCCCCAAGGGCATTTGGTGCCACGTGACCGGAACCGACTTGGTGCGCGATCGCCAAGGGCAGTTTTATGTGCTCGAAGATAACCTGCGCTGCCCGTCGGGCATTTCCTACGTTTTGGAAAATCGGCGCGTGATGAAAAGCACCTTCCCCAAGGTCTTTGAAAACGCCAACATTCAGGCGGTGGATGAATATCCGTCGCGATTATTGGAAACGCTGCTGAACCTTACGCCCGATCGCCTGGCCAATCCCACCGTCGTTGTGCTCACGCCGGGAATCTACAATTCCGCCTATTTTGAGCATTCTTTCCTGGCTCAACAAATGGGCGTGGAACTGGTGGAGGGGCGAGACCTGGTGGTGGCCGATGGCTATTTGCAAATGCAAACCACCAAAGGCCTGCAACGGGTGGATGCCATTTATCGACGGATTGACGACGACTTCATCGATCCTCAGGTGTTTCGCCCCGATTCTATGTTGGGCGTGCCTGGGCTAACGGATGTGTATCGATCGGGACGAGTGGCGATCGCCAATGCGCTGGGAACCGGCGTGGCCGACGACAAGGCAGTTTATGCCTACGTGCCCAAAATGATTCGCTACTACCTGAATGAAGAGGCCATGATCCCCAACGTGCCCACCTATCTTTGTTGGGAACCGGCGGACTTGACCTATGTGCTGGAACATTTGGATTCATTGGTGGTCAAGGCGGCCAATGAATCCGGGGGCTATGGCATGTTGATTGGCCCCCAATCCACCGCCGAGCAACAGGCCGATTTTGCCGATCGAATCCGGGCCAACCCCCGCAACTACATCGCCCAACCCACCCTCTGCCTGTCGCGGGTTCCCACCCTGCTCGATGGGGAGTTTGAGGGCTGCCATGTGGATTTGCGCCCCTATGTTCTCTACGGGGAGGATATCTATGTGCATCCCGGCGGTCTGACACGGGTGGCCCTGCGTCGGGGATCGCTGGTGGTCAACTCTTCCCAAGGGGGCGGCTCCAAGGACACTTGGGTGTTGATGGATTAG
- the rpsD gene encoding 30S ribosomal protein S4 — protein sequence MSRYRGPRLRIVRRLGELPGLTRKSAKRAYPPGQHGQNRKKRSEYAVRLEEKQKLRFNYGVSERQMLRYVRKARRAAGSTGTVLLQLLEMRLDNTVFRLGMAPTIPAARQLVNHGHIMVNGRRVDVASYQCRPGDVVTVRPKDQSRKIVENNLQFPGLANMPSHLEFDKEKLTGKVNSVIDREWVALQINELLVVEYYSRQA from the coding sequence ATGTCTCGATACAGAGGTCCGCGTCTCCGCATTGTGCGTCGTTTGGGCGAGCTGCCGGGTTTGACCCGCAAGAGTGCCAAGCGTGCCTACCCGCCCGGACAACATGGCCAAAACCGCAAAAAGCGTTCGGAATATGCCGTGCGCTTGGAAGAAAAGCAAAAGCTGCGGTTTAACTATGGTGTCAGCGAGCGCCAAATGTTGCGCTACGTTCGGAAAGCTCGTCGGGCAGCCGGTTCCACGGGAACGGTGCTGTTGCAACTGCTGGAAATGCGCCTAGATAACACCGTATTCCGTTTGGGCATGGCTCCCACCATTCCCGCCGCTCGTCAGTTGGTGAACCATGGCCACATCATGGTCAACGGCCGGCGCGTGGACGTGGCTAGCTACCAGTGCCGTCCTGGGGACGTGGTTACGGTGCGGCCGAAAGATCAATCGCGCAAAATTGTGGAAAACAACCTGCAATTCCCCGGTTTGGCCAACATGCCCAGCCACCTGGAATTTGACAAGGAAAAGTTGACCGGCAAGGTGAACAGCGTGATCGATCGCGAGTGGGTGGCGCTGCAAATCAACGAACTGCTGGTGGTTGAGTACTACTCTCGCCAAGCTTAG
- a CDS encoding DUF6464 family protein: MQQDPPSLPTEVIVTHPRESLGDVQLDWHPQPGSYLDLAGKTYAVLERHHRYQLRSGRYHLYKIALHVQATQRPSEQNFFEGQWIIGDPRCRFNARSELLRCAVNPSGPCLGCRSFELIPKRA; the protein is encoded by the coding sequence ATGCAACAAGATCCACCCTCATTGCCCACGGAGGTGATTGTCACCCACCCTCGTGAGTCCCTCGGTGATGTGCAACTTGATTGGCATCCTCAGCCCGGCAGCTACTTAGACTTGGCCGGCAAGACCTACGCAGTCTTGGAACGACACCATCGCTATCAACTGCGATCGGGCCGCTACCATCTCTACAAGATTGCGTTGCATGTACAGGCAACCCAGCGCCCCTCGGAGCAAAATTTCTTTGAAGGTCAATGGATCATTGGCGATCCGCGCTGTCGATTCAATGCGCGATCGGAACTGCTCCGTTGTGCCGTGAACCCGTCGGGCCCCTGCTTGGGCTGTCGCTCCTTTGAACTGATTCCTAAGCGGGCCTAA
- a CDS encoding DUF3318 domain-containing protein produces MTSFSTARSDLSELRRLKSLLPPELQSWVTVEKAMDVNPPLIRCEEIGKDQVEIQVDLVAWEQFAKDQRNLLFWHEVARIQNDTIPRDGWEMAALAIGLGGAVGELWVQDGLLLLLALGLCGVSGWRLYQKNNSDRQLKESIEADEKAIALAARFGYSLPNAYKSLGSALKTLVEQTPKKKLRSRYESRLQSLKRSAAKAKARMQGGPESEPNFYRDRDRQLEF; encoded by the coding sequence ATGACCTCGTTTTCCACAGCTCGATCGGATCTCAGCGAACTTCGACGACTCAAAAGCCTGTTGCCCCCTGAGCTACAGAGCTGGGTAACCGTTGAAAAGGCCATGGACGTGAATCCGCCCCTGATTCGTTGCGAAGAAATCGGCAAGGATCAGGTGGAAATTCAGGTGGATTTGGTGGCCTGGGAGCAATTCGCGAAGGATCAGCGCAATTTGCTGTTTTGGCACGAGGTGGCCCGCATTCAAAACGACACCATCCCGCGCGACGGCTGGGAAATGGCGGCCCTGGCGATCGGGCTAGGCGGTGCGGTGGGTGAACTGTGGGTACAAGACGGCCTGTTGCTGCTGTTGGCCTTGGGGCTGTGTGGAGTGTCCGGCTGGCGGCTCTATCAGAAAAACAACAGCGATCGACAACTGAAAGAGTCGATCGAGGCCGATGAAAAGGCGATCGCCCTAGCCGCTCGGTTTGGCTATTCCTTGCCCAATGCCTACAAAAGTTTGGGCAGCGCCCTGAAAACCCTGGTGGAACAAACCCCTAAAAAGAAATTGCGCAGCCGGTATGAATCGCGACTGCAATCCCTGAAGCGTAGTGCCGCCAAGGCCAAAGCTCGGATGCAAGGTGGCCCAGAGTCGGAGCCGAATTTTTACCGCGATCGGGATCGGCAGTTGGAGTTTTAA
- a CDS encoding photosystem II reaction center protein J gives MSGGGRIPLWVVGTIAGIGVIGVVGLFFYGAYVGLGSSM, from the coding sequence GTGTCTGGAGGCGGACGAATTCCCCTGTGGGTTGTCGGCACGATCGCCGGTATTGGTGTCATCGGTGTTGTCGGTTTGTTTTTCTATGGCGCTTACGTCGGTCTTGGTTCGTCGATGTAA
- a CDS encoding photosystem II reaction center protein L, whose product MERSPNPNKQPVELNRTSLYLGLLFIFVIGILMSSYFFN is encoded by the coding sequence GTGGAACGTAGCCCTAACCCCAACAAGCAACCCGTAGAGCTGAACCGGACTTCGCTCTATCTAGGTCTGCTGTTTATTTTCGTGATTGGCATTTTGATGTCCAGCTACTTCTTCAACTAG
- the psbF gene encoding cytochrome b559 subunit beta, whose protein sequence is MATQNPNQPVVYPIFTVRWLSVHALAVPTVFFLGAIAAMQFIQR, encoded by the coding sequence ATGGCGACGCAGAATCCCAACCAGCCCGTTGTTTACCCGATTTTTACCGTTCGTTGGTTGTCAGTTCACGCACTGGCAGTACCGACGGTGTTCTTCCTGGGCGCGATCGCGGCCATGCAGTTCATTCAGCGCTAG
- the psbE gene encoding cytochrome b559 subunit alpha, giving the protein MSSGSTGERPFSDIVTSIRYWVIHSITIPALFIAGWLFVSTGLAYDAFGTPRPNAYFTETRTEVPIVQTRQGAKTQIDQFLQK; this is encoded by the coding sequence ATGTCATCTGGATCAACTGGTGAGCGTCCGTTTTCGGACATCGTAACGAGCATCCGCTATTGGGTCATCCACAGCATCACCATCCCGGCTCTGTTTATCGCTGGTTGGTTGTTTGTCAGCACGGGCTTGGCCTACGACGCATTCGGAACGCCCCGCCCCAACGCATACTTCACCGAGACGCGCACCGAAGTGCCGATCGTGCAAACCCGTCAAGGCGCTAAGACTCAGATTGATCAGTTCTTGCAGAAGTAG
- a CDS encoding photosynthesis system II assembly factor Ycf48 has protein sequence MTHWLRNLFPKLLPVLFAALLCVGCTARKIDSVAANPWEVINLPTEQTMLDVTLVGKGPHGWMVGKGATILETTDGGKTWADKSLDLGDSPYNLESVSFSGKEGWIVGKPAILLHTTDEGKTWSEIPLSNQLPGDPRLIVALGSQQAEMMTDLGAIYRTTDGGRNWKAMVQESIGVVRNVSRSSSGKYVSVSSRGSYYSTWTPGDEAWQQHNRNSSRRLQNMGFGPDDRLWSLARGGQVQFSSPTDVETWAATTSPELRNSLGLLDLAYRNDQELWITGGSGDLLASYDGGKTWQKDRAVGDVPSNFYRILFFGQDQGFVLGQNGVILRYDTAKLNAAAPAAS, from the coding sequence ATGACCCACTGGCTTCGTAATCTATTCCCCAAATTATTGCCTGTCCTGTTTGCGGCCCTGCTTTGCGTGGGCTGCACCGCTCGCAAAATTGACTCCGTAGCGGCCAACCCCTGGGAGGTGATTAACCTGCCCACCGAACAAACCATGTTGGATGTGACCCTGGTGGGCAAGGGGCCCCACGGCTGGATGGTGGGTAAAGGGGCCACCATCCTGGAAACCACTGACGGTGGTAAAACCTGGGCCGATAAGTCCCTGGATCTGGGTGACTCGCCCTATAACTTGGAGTCCGTGAGTTTCTCGGGCAAAGAGGGCTGGATTGTCGGTAAGCCCGCCATCCTGCTGCATACCACCGATGAGGGTAAAACCTGGTCGGAAATTCCCCTCAGCAACCAACTGCCCGGCGATCCACGCTTGATTGTGGCTTTGGGATCCCAGCAGGCCGAAATGATGACCGACTTGGGAGCCATTTACCGCACCACGGACGGCGGCCGCAACTGGAAAGCCATGGTGCAAGAGTCGATCGGGGTGGTGCGCAACGTTTCCCGATCGAGCAGCGGTAAATACGTCTCCGTTTCCTCGCGGGGGAGCTACTACTCCACCTGGACTCCTGGCGATGAAGCTTGGCAGCAACACAACCGCAACAGCTCGCGCCGTCTGCAAAACATGGGCTTTGGCCCTGACGATCGCCTGTGGTCTCTCGCACGCGGTGGCCAGGTGCAATTCAGCAGTCCCACCGATGTGGAAACCTGGGCCGCCACCACCAGCCCCGAACTGCGCAACAGCCTTGGGCTGCTGGACTTGGCCTATCGCAATGATCAGGAGTTGTGGATTACTGGGGGGAGCGGCGATTTGCTCGCCAGCTATGACGGCGGTAAAACCTGGCAGAAGGATCGCGCCGTCGGCGATGTGCCCTCCAATTTCTACCGAATTCTGTTCTTTGGGCAGGATCAGGGCTTTGTGCTGGGTCAAAACGGCGTAATCTTGCGCTATGACACAGCCAAGCTCAATGCCGCAGCTCCGGCTGCCAGCTAA
- a CDS encoding rubredoxin, producing MTHPPEDSPIEPIAAADSSAIEATSSEPAAPAPPDRYECRSCGYVYEPGKGDERRNVAPNTPFETLPENWRCPVCGVKKYQFKSIGPAGKASGFDENLGYGIGVNTLTPGAKNVLIFSVLGLGILLLLSFYGLN from the coding sequence ATGACTCATCCACCAGAGGACTCACCGATCGAACCGATCGCGGCTGCCGACTCCAGCGCGATCGAGGCCACCTCCTCGGAACCGGCCGCCCCCGCCCCGCCCGATCGCTATGAATGCCGCTCCTGTGGCTATGTCTACGAACCCGGCAAGGGGGATGAGCGTCGGAACGTGGCCCCCAACACCCCCTTCGAGACCCTGCCTGAAAATTGGCGCTGTCCCGTTTGTGGCGTGAAAAAATATCAATTCAAAAGCATCGGCCCCGCCGGCAAAGCCTCCGGATTTGACGAAAACCTCGGCTACGGCATTGGGGTTAACACCCTCACTCCCGGTGCAAAAAACGTCCTCATTTTCAGCGTTTTGGGCCTGGGAATTCTGTTGCTCCTGAGCTTTTATGGTCTGAATTAG
- the ndhC gene encoding photosynthetic/respiratory NAD(P)H-quinone oxidoreductase subunit C: MFTLSGYEYFLGFLLLCGIVPVLALGASAVVRPKRPGKERRTTYESGMEPIGGAWIQFNIRYYMFALVFVVFDVETVFLYPWAVAFSRLGLLAFIEALVFIAILVIALVYAWRKGALEWS; encoded by the coding sequence ATGTTTACGCTGAGTGGCTATGAATACTTTCTAGGCTTCCTGCTGCTTTGCGGCATTGTGCCTGTGCTTGCCCTAGGTGCTTCTGCCGTTGTGCGCCCCAAGCGTCCTGGCAAGGAACGGCGCACGACCTACGAATCAGGGATGGAGCCGATCGGCGGAGCTTGGATTCAGTTCAATATCCGTTACTACATGTTTGCACTGGTTTTCGTGGTCTTTGACGTGGAAACCGTGTTTCTATACCCCTGGGCGGTGGCTTTTAGCCGCTTGGGTCTGTTGGCTTTCATTGAGGCCCTGGTCTTCATTGCCATCCTGGTCATTGCCCTTGTTTATGCCTGGCGCAAAGGAGCGTTGGAATGGTCGTAA
- a CDS encoding NADH dehydrogenase subunit K, producing the protein MVVTPNPNPIESVGRPQITQDLSENVILTTVDDLYNWAKLSSLWPMLYGTACCFIEFAALIGSRFDFDRFGLVPRSSPRQADLLITAGTITMKMAPALVRLYEQMPEPKYVIAMGACTITGGMFSVDSPSAVRGVDKLIPVDVYLPGCPPRPEAIVDAIIKLRKKVANESLAERGATAQTNRYYTIDHQMKPTSPILTGRYLQEPGRQAPPKSLTDAIGLPVPPALLTDRAKQEA; encoded by the coding sequence ATGGTCGTAACACCGAACCCTAACCCGATCGAGTCCGTGGGTCGTCCGCAGATCACACAAGATCTGTCGGAAAACGTGATTTTGACCACGGTGGATGACCTCTACAACTGGGCGAAGTTGTCGAGTTTGTGGCCGATGCTCTATGGCACGGCCTGTTGCTTCATTGAATTTGCGGCCCTGATTGGCTCCCGTTTTGACTTTGACCGCTTTGGACTGGTGCCCCGCTCCAGCCCGCGCCAGGCAGATTTGTTGATCACCGCCGGAACGATCACCATGAAAATGGCTCCGGCCCTGGTGCGCTTGTATGAGCAAATGCCAGAGCCGAAATATGTGATCGCCATGGGGGCTTGCACGATCACGGGTGGCATGTTCAGCGTGGACTCACCTTCGGCCGTGCGCGGTGTGGATAAGTTGATTCCGGTGGATGTGTATCTGCCCGGTTGCCCGCCCCGTCCGGAAGCGATCGTGGATGCGATTATCAAGCTGCGCAAAAAGGTGGCCAATGAGTCACTGGCGGAGCGCGGAGCCACGGCCCAAACCAACCGCTACTACACAATCGACCACCAAATGAAGCCAACTTCGCCGATTTTGACCGGTCGCTATTTGCAAGAGCCGGGCCGACAAGCCCCGCCCAAGAGCCTGACCGACGCGATCGGGCTGCCCGTGCCGCCCGCGCTGTTGACCGATCGGGCCAAACAGGAAGCTTAG
- a CDS encoding NAD(P)H-quinone oxidoreductase subunit J — MADETQPTDLATNEAGAIALKGDISQWLTSNGFGNELLEIDDLGVEVIKVDRDKWLPIATALYAYGFNYLQCQCAYDLGPGEDLVSLYHLVQVADNVTKPKEVRVKVFLPRANPTVASVYWIWKGADWQEREAYDMYGIVYEGHPSLKRILMPEDWVGWPLRKDYISPDFYELQDAY, encoded by the coding sequence ATGGCCGACGAAACCCAACCCACCGATCTCGCCACCAACGAAGCCGGTGCGATCGCCCTCAAAGGGGACATTTCCCAATGGCTGACCAGCAACGGCTTCGGTAACGAACTGCTGGAAATCGATGATTTGGGCGTGGAAGTGATCAAGGTCGATCGGGACAAATGGCTCCCGATTGCCACCGCCCTCTATGCCTACGGGTTTAATTACCTCCAATGTCAGTGTGCCTACGACCTGGGCCCCGGTGAAGACCTCGTGAGTCTCTATCACCTGGTGCAGGTGGCCGACAACGTGACCAAGCCCAAGGAAGTGCGTGTCAAGGTGTTCCTGCCGCGTGCCAACCCAACCGTAGCCTCGGTCTACTGGATCTGGAAAGGCGCTGACTGGCAAGAACGCGAAGCCTACGATATGTACGGCATTGTCTACGAAGGCCACCCGAGCCTGAAGCGGATTCTGATGCCAGAAGATTGGGTGGGCTGGCCCTTGCGCAAGGACTATATCTCGCCAGACTTCTACGAACTGCAGGATGCCTATTAG
- a CDS encoding helix-turn-helix domain-containing protein, with protein MNDSTMPADSPQVERLVEIGARLRECRESQGLTIESVAATTKIQRRILQALEAADSSSLPEPVYVRGFIAKYATALGLDGSEIAQEYPLQNGIVPVRSQRVLSVIPAPQLKPAHLVMLYIGVLIASVLGLSALLRQSQPAPSTVIVQPPVASPSPAVTPTPRSTASPSTPARPTAAASPSPSPTPSPSPSPTPSPSPTPSPSPSPTPSPSPSPSPSPSPTPTASATPKPTTSPSPRATTPTPSPRRTAAQSPRPAATSSPARSPVPALASGGDGVLVAQGIASQIRFPQRLNLAPIAPVRVNVRLTARSWVRILTDGKVTYEGVLPEGTQRLVTGQRNVVVVTGNAGGTFLSYNEGTERKLGNTGAVQSARFGTPGAGQAPGRSNNRPSNQRGGTPANNQNQARDGANRNSLPN; from the coding sequence ATGAACGACAGCACGATGCCTGCTGACTCGCCCCAAGTTGAGCGCCTTGTTGAAATCGGCGCTCGACTGCGGGAATGTCGCGAAAGCCAAGGCTTAACGATCGAGTCCGTCGCGGCAACCACCAAAATTCAACGTCGTATCCTGCAAGCACTTGAGGCGGCCGACTCGTCCTCGCTGCCCGAGCCGGTTTATGTGCGCGGGTTTATTGCCAAGTACGCCACGGCTTTGGGGTTGGATGGTTCCGAAATTGCCCAGGAATATCCGCTGCAAAATGGCATAGTTCCCGTGCGCTCCCAACGGGTGCTGTCGGTGATTCCTGCTCCCCAGCTCAAGCCGGCCCATTTGGTGATGCTGTATATCGGTGTCCTGATTGCGTCGGTGTTGGGTCTGTCGGCCCTGTTGCGCCAAAGCCAGCCGGCCCCCAGCACGGTGATTGTGCAGCCGCCGGTTGCTTCACCCAGCCCGGCGGTTACGCCGACTCCCCGATCGACTGCCAGCCCCAGTACCCCAGCTCGCCCGACGGCGGCCGCTAGCCCTTCACCTAGCCCCACGCCTTCGCCTAGCCCTTCACCGACTCCCAGTCCTTCACCGACTCCTAGCCCTAGCCCTTCACCGACTCCTAGCCCCAGTCCGTCACCTAGCCCTTCGCCCAGCCCGACTCCTACGGCTTCTGCCACACCGAAGCCCACCACGAGTCCGAGTCCTCGTGCCACGACCCCCACGCCCTCACCGAGGCGCACGGCGGCCCAGTCGCCCCGCCCTGCTGCGACCAGCAGTCCTGCGCGATCGCCCGTTCCAGCCCTAGCCAGTGGGGGTGACGGGGTGTTGGTGGCTCAGGGAATTGCTAGCCAAATTCGCTTTCCGCAGCGGCTCAACCTGGCCCCGATCGCCCCAGTGCGGGTGAATGTGCGGCTCACGGCCCGTTCTTGGGTGCGAATTCTGACCGATGGCAAGGTGACCTATGAAGGGGTCTTGCCCGAAGGAACCCAGCGTTTGGTGACGGGTCAGCGCAATGTGGTGGTGGTGACGGGCAATGCGGGAGGGACATTCCTGAGCTACAACGAGGGCACAGAACGGAAGCTGGGTAATACAGGAGCGGTGCAGTCGGCTCGCTTTGGCACGCCCGGTGCTGGCCAGGCTCCGGGGCGATCGAACAATCGTCCTAGCAATCAGCGTGGCGGCACTCCGGCAAATAACCAAAATCAGGCGCGGGACGGCGCAAATCGCAATAGCTTACCCAACTAG
- a CDS encoding pseudouridine synthase produces the protein MAAPHAIAPQAGQRLQKVLSQWGLASRRHAEVWITEGRVRVNGQVAQLGCVVNPAVDQIEVDGRPVHPADRPALIYLLLNKPARVLSACADDRQRRTVLDLLPRSLVEQTGLHPVGRLDWDSTGALLLTNDGELTHALTHPRFHQPKTYRVWVQGQPSAQVLAQWRQGILLDGRPTLPAQVREVQGRGNHPQGDRTELEITLVEGRNRQIRRMAELFGHPVIKLHRIAIGSLTLKSKQGQELPIGTHRHLTAAEIQQLRRQSGLGSAH, from the coding sequence ATGGCTGCCCCCCACGCGATCGCGCCCCAAGCTGGGCAACGGTTGCAAAAGGTATTGTCCCAATGGGGCTTGGCTTCCCGTCGCCATGCGGAAGTTTGGATTACGGAAGGGCGAGTGCGGGTCAACGGCCAGGTGGCGCAATTGGGCTGCGTGGTCAATCCCGCAGTGGATCAAATTGAGGTTGATGGTCGGCCCGTTCATCCAGCCGATCGACCCGCACTGATCTATCTACTGTTGAATAAGCCCGCCCGGGTGCTGTCGGCTTGTGCAGACGATCGGCAGCGGCGAACCGTGTTGGATTTACTTCCCCGATCGCTCGTTGAACAAACGGGACTGCACCCCGTGGGCCGCTTAGATTGGGATTCCACTGGGGCCTTGTTGTTAACCAACGATGGGGAACTGACCCACGCCCTCACCCATCCTCGGTTTCACCAACCCAAAACCTATCGCGTGTGGGTGCAGGGACAGCCCAGCGCCCAAGTGTTGGCGCAATGGCGACAGGGCATTTTATTGGATGGCCGCCCAACGCTGCCGGCCCAAGTCCGCGAGGTGCAAGGGCGCGGGAATCACCCTCAGGGCGATCGCACGGAACTAGAAATCACTTTGGTGGAAGGTCGAAATCGGCAAATTCGACGCATGGCCGAATTATTCGGTCATCCGGTGATAAAGTTGCACCGTATTGCTATTGGTTCGCTCACCCTGAAATCAAAGCAGGGTCAAGAGCTGCCAATCGGCACTCATCGGCATCTAACAGCCGCTGAAATTCAGCAGTTGCGCCGCCAGTCCGGCTTAGGATCAGCCCATTAA